The DNA sequence TAGTTTCTAATAGCCTGGTTCTTACTTTTAACCCTTCCACTGATTCCTTTGCTTTCATAAACGCCATAGAAATCATGCTACAACCAGATGAGCTTCTTCCTAAGGCTGCAAAAACTGTTGGTTTGCATGAAAGTCAAAAGAATTTGCAGGAACAAGCATTAGAGACAACCATGAGGGTGAACATGGGTGGTCAAGTAGTGTCTCCTCAAAACGACACTCTTTGGAGAAATTGGTTTTCTGATGAACTCTTTTTGGTACACAATAATGCAAAGTTTATGTCAAATATAACACTTGTCAATTATTTGAAGGGAAAATCAACTGAGGAGATTGCTCCAAGAATTGTTTATGGCACTGCAACTAAGTTGGACATAGATGGAGGAGAAGCTGTGTATTTTAACATTTCATGGCAGTTTGATGTTGATTCAGGTTTTGAATATTTGGTGAGGTTTCACTTTTGTGACATAATAAATGCTTCTCTTCAAAGCCCCCCATTTAGTGTCTATATCAACTCATGGTTTGTCTCTACCTACGCTGATATTACAAATAAAAAAGAAGATGTGGTTGGTGCCCCCTATTTTATGGATGTGATTGTGAAGATAATTGACAACTCAAAACTAAAAGTGAGCCTTGGTCGTAATAGTGCTGGGGATATGTATGCAAATCCCTTCCTCAATGGCATTGAGATCATGAAAATAAGTAATTTTCGTAGAAGCCTTGATGTCTTGGACACTTTCACAATTAGCAACTCTAAGGGGAAAGTTCTTGTTTTAGCCGGTTTGGCTGCTGGAATATTTGTAGTTGTTTTGGTTGTTGTTCTCTTCCTGTTTTgcagaagaaggagaagattgAGACTTGTTGGCCATTCAAAGACAGATGGTGTTGCTGTGAATGATAATGGTGCTTTTTTGGGCTCAGAAAATGTTTATAACTTCCCTCTATTGGTGATTCAAGAGGCTACTAATAATTTCAGCGAAAACTTGGTTATTGGGGTTGGTGGTTTTGGGAAGGTGTACAAAGGAGTTCTTAAAGACAAAATGAAAGTTGCTGTTAAGAGGGGTGTTTCTGAATCAAATCAAGGCCTTGCTGAGTTCACTACAGAAATTGAAATGTTATCTCAATTTCGCCACCGCCATTTGGTGTCCTTAATTGGCTACTGCGACTATCACaatgagatgattataattTATGAGTATATGGAAAATGGTACCCTCAAGGATCATCTATATGGTTCTGATGTTGAAAGCTTAAGTTGGAAACAAAGGCTTCAGATATGCATTGGATCTGCTAGAGGACTTCACTACCTTCACACTGGCTCTGCAAAGGCAATCATTCATAGGGATGTTAAGTCTGCAAACATACTTCTTGATGAAAATTTCATGGCTAAGGTTGCAGATTTCGGACTTTCGAAGATAGGTCCTGATATTGACAAGACACATGTTAGTACAGCAGTTAAGGGAAGTTTTGGATATTTGGATCCAGAGTACTTGACAATGCAACAACTGACTGACAAATCAGATGTCTACTCCTTTGGAGTGGTAATGCTAGAAGTTCTTTGTGGGAGACCTGTTATTGATCCTTCCCTTCCAAGAGATAAAGTAAATCTAATTGAATGGGCGATGAAATCTTATAAAAGAGGCCAACTTGAAGAAGTCATTGACCCTCGTCTTGCAGGCCAAATAAAGCCAGAAGCAGCATTGAAGTTTGGAGAGTTAGTTGAAAAATGCTTAGCAGAAAGAGGTGTTTTTAGACCAACAATGGGAGATGTTTTATGGAATTTAGAATATGTGTTTCAACTCGAAGGACCTGATAACATTAATACTGGTTACTTGTCATCTTCTCAAGTGAATCATGTCAATGAGTTGGAAACTACCACCATTCTGTCCACTGCAGAAATCAGCTCAGATAATTTGGGTGACCTTGCTGATGTTTCAATGAGCAAGGTGTTTGCTCAAATGGTGAATGATGAAATGAGGTaaagaagagaaaatagaaaaagGGTTGTTAAAGGGTTTAATAGATTTTTCATTCAAGGCTTCTTAGATTATTGCTAGAATACATGTAAAGTAAACgaatatataagtatatatatatatatatggcaaGGGGTTTGGTGGAGCTAGTTGCTTGTGTTTCATGTGTTAGTGTGAGAGCTTTCATCATAGCAAAAGAAAATGAGAGAATACAAAAGAAACTCAACTattacatttaatttatttttggctataatttattatgtt is a window from the Cannabis sativa cultivar Pink pepper isolate KNU-18-1 chromosome 1, ASM2916894v1, whole genome shotgun sequence genome containing:
- the LOC115706267 gene encoding receptor-like protein kinase HERK 1, whose amino-acid sequence is MSSFVAILLFSLVLSSFNFPSILSKFTHSDIILINCGSSSNVSVGNRVFLADNSDSENNILVTSERVFLSTNSTSLSSSTFGSQLYKTARLFKGISHYTFKIKKTGVYWIRLYFFPFFSQQYNLSLAKFSLSAKGFTLFKELQIENGSKVMEYSLNIVSNSLVLTFNPSTDSFAFINAIEIMLQPDELLPKAAKTVGLHESQKNLQEQALETTMRVNMGGQVVSPQNDTLWRNWFSDELFLVHNNAKFMSNITLVNYLKGKSTEEIAPRIVYGTATKLDIDGGEAVYFNISWQFDVDSGFEYLVRFHFCDIINASLQSPPFSVYINSWFVSTYADITNKKEDVVGAPYFMDVIVKIIDNSKLKVSLGRNSAGDMYANPFLNGIEIMKISNFRRSLDVLDTFTISNSKGKVLVLAGLAAGIFVVVLVVVLFLFCRRRRRLRLVGHSKTDGVAVNDNGAFLGSENVYNFPLLVIQEATNNFSENLVIGVGGFGKVYKGVLKDKMKVAVKRGVSESNQGLAEFTTEIEMLSQFRHRHLVSLIGYCDYHNEMIIIYEYMENGTLKDHLYGSDVESLSWKQRLQICIGSARGLHYLHTGSAKAIIHRDVKSANILLDENFMAKVADFGLSKIGPDIDKTHVSTAVKGSFGYLDPEYLTMQQLTDKSDVYSFGVVMLEVLCGRPVIDPSLPRDKVNLIEWAMKSYKRGQLEEVIDPRLAGQIKPEAALKFGELVEKCLAERGVFRPTMGDVLWNLEYVFQLEGPDNINTGYLSSSQVNHVNELETTTILSTAEISSDNLGDLADVSMSKVFAQMVNDEMR